The DNA region ccttatctaaatCCTAGGTGATTGACTACTAGGACATATCATCATATCAGACTTTAAGGCCGAATCATCAAAAGTGGCCCAAAGGCCAAACATTTATAATTCATGAGGCTTCCACCAAGCATGGGCTTGGCAAGGCAAGAGTTTAAAGACTATCTTATTTGGACCTTATTTGGTTCACATCACAGGTATAATTgttttccgcataaagactgGTGCCCTTGCTACATTAAATTCCGTCCTCTATCACCCTTCATGTGTGGGGCTAATGATGTGGGGTCAAATAAACCTACAACtcatttagtcaaaccctaaccatCCACCTTGGTCCCCTACTATCACTTCCTAAAATAACTCCCCACTACTCCCACATTTACAAACATTATCTCCATGATCATCCCATAATCAAGAAACCACTTTTAAAGATCCTACAAGAGACTACTATAAACATTTCATGAAACTACAGAAAAATAGTACACAACTCTACTCTTCTATATGCAATTTATTTCATCAAAATTCTTTCTGTATAATTAATCTCTTTATCATCATTTCCGAACTGACTTGAGTGTCGGAGTGACTATGCAAGAAATCACCCTTGGATTAGTCTTCCCTTGTGATTGTAGTgcatgaaatttatattttggaAGAAGCATATCATCTTATATTTAGGGCTACTATTATCATTGAACTCTTGGGTCAGGTATCATATTATTTTCTcaccttttatttatatttcaagtTTAATACGGAAACACTAATCTTTAGATAAAATTATGTGGGATTAGCACCACATCCACCGCATTTGGAATGGGTATATGGGtatcaattttattataaattatattttttattcctctgaatttgcattatttttcattgtaatCTCACTATTTTTACTCTCATCTacatattcattttattttcatcctaaacacttatttttattatctagTAGCTTTTGTATTATTCTTCAAGAcgattttctttttcattaaatttaaccCAAAATGCAATTGGTGtatttttaaggagatttaGGATGGAGGAGTATATGGTTTCAAAAATGTATGGACTAAAAAGATATCTCTTAATTTGACTTTAATGGTACAACAATTATACTCGTTCCATttttttaaatgtctcatttgcttttaggttactatttatcaatcactctaatttatattttattcttatcaaTACATATCATAGACAAAGGAAATCTTATTCGATCGTGTCAACATaagatttattaatatctagtttttataatttttaaatatacacaattatcattattaaatattaaattagtgtattgacaaaggaaaaaaaaaataaaacaaagaaagtagTATGGACTATGGACTAAACATGAAGATTCGTCTGACCTGTCGTTGTTGCTTCCTAAGCAATGCATTTTCTGCCGTTAAATTGGCAACTTCCAGCTCCAGCTCTGTTATATATGCCTGTATCATATATTAGCTCTAATTACAATAAGATGTTGAATAATTATCGATCACTCTTAACTAATCTAAACTCTTCCTCTTATTTAATCTAGTAGTCTCATTCAACTTTTAACACTATTCAATAATtactcaaaatttttattttattcttaatctattaTACTATTATCTGAAAGAACTGAAAATTTTCATATGGCATCCTCATAAAATTTTGCCACATGGATAAtcaaattatttctgaattatttctatttttgggcAATAACTCACCACTTTATTTTTATCTCAGATTCTCATCCATACatgttaagtgttttttaatttCCTTCACATGAATTATTTCCTCTCTTCATTTATCATCATATATCgacattttattaaaaacacTCAATTCAAAAGTATGAAATAGTATACTTTAAAggaagtgaaaaaaatatatctatCATCAAATTGCATTGTGATAAATAATTATGtggattataaaattttaatgtaaaaATTTGAACTTGATAacgataatatataattatagcattgtttaaaaattataatatttttatatcttaatactaataaattcgtgcattgcacgagttttaTACTAGTAAGTTATAATATAATCAAGTTAGATCTATTTTTATTCGTTTCAGTGCAaagattataatattaaatttttataattttttaattatgtacaattagaTATTGATATAAAATCATTGCATTGACAAATAGACACACTTAAATTAGATTATTAAATTGAATAGAATGGAGTATTTAATAAGAGGTGAAATCGATATAGGAAATCCAACCATCAATCATAATTACATACTTTCTCTACATTTAAAATACCAGTAGCTACACTTACAGTAACAAACGCTGGAAGCAATGTTGTTCAAGCTTTATCGGCTCGTTTGATAAATGATATTAAAATAGTGTGAAATCTTTTGGAAAGTTGGCATAATTTTGGTagaaaatatcttttaaaaaatttaattatcatactTGTTCTACTTTACTCATATTATTTTTTCACAAAAGCATTCCAATGCGTCACAAttttaaattgtagtattagaGTATAAAAAACCtttttatgattaaagtttcataGCTATAGGAATGATATAGTATATTACATTTACATATGTATTTACCGATAAGTCATCTTCATCACCACTATTTAATACTAACTAAACGAGTCGGAAAACACACATAGTCAAATCTCAagtgtaattttattttcatttgtttcaaACTACCCCCTTCGTCACACAAATTTTACCTATTTTTCCTATTTAGAGTGTTACACCAAATTAGATATGACAATAGATTCTGGGCCCAGTCCAGATCCATAGACTGGGATCCGTTTTGACAAATCTAGGTATATTTTTGGACCAGTTGGATCCAGAGTGTCAAATAAATATTCGAATTTGTAGATTCAAAAGGctcgttttattttttaaaatgctaattttatactaatttactttttaaattaagtaccattattttaatattatattaaattatgaagAAACTTTATTTATGAAAGAATTTTTAAGGATATTTAAAGTTTATAAGATAATATTATCGGATgtattttagattttaattaataattttatatattgttatcATTAATTAAAGTCAAAACTATTTCTATCACAATACGAAgcaaaaatcaatcaaatgTGCAAAATTAAGCTTGGACCGGTTTTGGATCCAAATTCGATACTGAATCCGTGGATTCAAATTTGGTTCCTGATAAATTAGACATTTAGACCCATGGATCTGAATTTGGATCCTTCTTTAaaaaacggatctggatccaaCCCGTTGTTATTCCTACACCAAATatatcatattttttaattaattataaataagtcGGGTCGAGTCAAATTTGAATGGGTTGGACATCTCAAAACCCGTTTAGATTTGATTTTCCCTATCTCGTTTAAAAAAAACGTTCATCTGTTTTTTTAGTCCGACGTTGAAGGTTGTTGGGTGGACCCGTTGTACATAATATGTAATATGATGTCGtatgtaaaatattttaaaaatacttaagATCATATTAATTTAGCAACCAAATCCAATAATGACCTAATCTTGACTATCCACCCCAACCCTTTATATCATTGCTCATTAATCATCTCACATGATAATGATCAGGTTAAAAGTGATCTGACCCTTCACTTGTTGGGTCGATTCAACCCATCCAACACCTCAAGTCATCATCCACTTTCTTTCTATTCAAgcatatatttaatttaccTTATCATCTCATTATTACCCACGATATTTTACCGCTTCATCATAAAATATACCTTTTCGctatttttataccggttttcttgattttaaattttgggtAAATTTTGTAGAACAAAAGTAATATTAAATATCAATacatattttgataatatttatCTTTAATAATTTAGAAACACGCAcaatcaaaaattgaaaatcaatataatacattaaataacataaaaataaaaaacttaacaAGTGTGCCAAGAGAAGAAGTATCAtagatactaataaaaaaaattgaaaaataacatATGGCGACTTCTTAGAGTTTTtctaaatgtattaatttaataggacaataattaattgcatgacaatttatttttctaaataaatcTAAAGTTAAATTAGATAAGTATTTTTCGTAAAGCTAAAATTAATTGCGTTGAAATCTATTTTtccaaataaattttaaactaaacaatataagttttaaaagattatattacattaattctttatacaaaaataaaaatctttaagATTTAGTtgtttcaaaataaatattttatacgtatgtaaaaagttattttaaaaatataattatttaaagtaTTAAATGCTATTtaaattaggttaaaattaaaaccaaataattaatttaaatcgtTAACAAATTCATGCGTGCAAAGACTTTTAAACTAGTTATATATTAACCTAAATTCTGATTACTAAAATGTGAAACCAACTTTGTCGaggaaattaaaaatcaattaagtTGAATGATGTATAAACTAGTGTTGATGGTATAAAAAGTAGGTATTTATGCAATATGGAGTATGAATTTATagtttataatatgcaaagtaggTGTTTAAAATATGTGAAATAAGAGTTTTTAATATGtaatctaaaaaattaagaatttttaatGTCTGAAATAGGTATTTATAGTATGAGAAATAGATGTTTATGATATGTGTAATAGTTTTTAGTATGACAAATAGTTGTTTATGATATTTAAAGTAGGTGTTTAGGATATGTAAATTATGCAATTATAAAAATCTAAAGTTTGAGTTTAATTTCTGTGAAGTAGGGGCTTAATATATGTGAAGTATTGGTTCATAGTATGTGTCTTAGAGGTTTTTGGTATGTGAAAGAGAGTTTTGATGTTATATAACTTATGTGTTTACAAAGTAGGTGTTTATGGAATACGAAGTAGGTGAAGCAAAAGAATAGGACATATTAAGTAGATACTTCCTATATCccattaaaattaaatcaaaaaaaagcgggagttttttaagaaaaaagtgaatgatagtaataaataaaaagagataaTGAATgtgaagtagttataatttatGTGAAATAGGggtttatggtttttttagTATGTGAAATATGGTTTTATGCTATACAAAGTAAGGCATTAACCCAGTTGTATTGAACAAAGTACgtttgaagaattttttttcaaatacattaaccattaataaatatattcaacatcaatctaaaatattatacctaagatttttatttgtaaacAGGTAGGGTTAATTAATCTAAATTTCCATTAGTTATATTGGAGGAAGTTGATTTTTCATGCATGAGTGAAGAAacctagggatggcaatgggacggactcggctcggattatacatactccgactttgcttcggattttagtcgaactattttttcagtccacctcaactcggagtcggattatacatactccaagtttgccccaactcggactctcggacctccaacggagtcggattattatcaaactttatcgttgtgatattgtactaatgacttaaagcatacgaagttaacaaattatatttttcaaatacaatttaacaaaaaaatatgtactttaaattcaagtttaacatgagaaatattcctaatactacaatttaacaaaattttctcgcattttgatttggcgtattttatttctcttgatctgatttgtcttattttgattgatgatctaaataaaaataccaagtagtttttcaaatcaaaaattacaattaCTATGAGAGAGAGCTTAAATTAGTCACGtttagagttttaaaggaaacaaaatattgggttaaaagtcaaattcaaagtcagaTTTCCTTTAGGGTCGGAGTTGAgtcggagtgtcggatttttaataaggtccaactccggtccgtctctaacttggattcggatcgtgaagtcggagttagagtcggataaccttttcctcggactcgaatcggattattttcctcggatcgagtcggaCTAGAGTTGGATTCGcactgaattgccatccctaaaGAAACCGTTTTCTTTTTGAAAAGCATGCAccaataaatttgttttatttttccattttttcacATTAAAATGAATTGGAGTTCTTATAGAAGatatctctcaaagagaccattGACCGATCATCTCTCATAAGAGTTAGTTGACATTATTTTAGCTCACCCATAATGTTTCATGTCATGTAAAAATGGGCTTATCTCCGATCTCTAATCATAATAGACAATCAAAATAGTACTAAaatctatacaatatactaaaaaAACACAATTGATATAAGGAACTCCAAAAATATGATGAGTTGTCATCTTTTGAAGAGATTTTTTCCCTTATTTTAGCAAAAATGATGTCATTGAATATGATAACTATAGAAATCTTTCATGCTAAGGATAATTATAACATGATTAATTTGAAATCATAATTATAAACTTAAGTTGAGACTAtaacatatattaaaattttaaaaaaaatatgtataaatatgtaATTAAGATGGACAgataataatttttgatttataatttataaaaaatattcattcGTGTACaaactaattatattatttttaaatataattttaaaaataaaagttcacTTGAAGTtattcaataataattatattatagatACAATTCAAAATGGCCACTactttatcattaatataatgataactcaaaaaaattagaattccaattttcatgaatataataaaatatttattaagaaataattaaaatataataaaatgtaaTACTGTGCTGGACTCATTCAACTTAGTCGTTTCTtacatcaaaatgaaaaaaccgTGCACGACAATTATCAAACCTTTATACTAAGACAACTTACCAACTCAACCCAAACTACTCAGCCAAAAATAAACCTCAAAAACTGAATCAAACAAAACATCAACTGTAATTTTGAGATCCAGTTGATTCAGATTTGATTTCAACTCATACAAATAAATATGTATGGATCGACTTTATTTGAACCCATTTAATACTTAAACCCGCTAATAAAAGCATTTTAAACCTGTCAGACTCACTCTAAATCTGACCTTCtaaaatcatttatatatttttttaaagctatttttatatttatttgaatttattttacataCATGAAACTCATAAACCCAATGTAGTATTATAAATAAACCTTTAATGTGTAcaaaagtttaaatataaacaattaaattaatactctctctgaaccaatttagttgtcccatttccttatttggcaaagtctttttagttgtctcatttctatttttgtcaattttttttttatctaaatatccttagtctacacaagtaattacgaatataccctcatataccttacttatccaactacccttcactacttaccctttactatttattcttttaaatggaccccacaccatccttaataaccgtgtccAAGCAAATAGAACATCTAAATTGGTTTGGATGAAGTATTTATTTAGAATTCAGTTAAGACCCTAGATCCATTGGCCATTGGATTCAATGAGTCTAGATCCGGTGAAAAATTTTCTTACTCTAAGCGTTTGGGGCAAGTATCAGTTCACCAAAAATTAATTGGTCTAGGTCCGATTCCAATTCCGACACATGATCATTCCtaactattaagaaattaatttgattgtcCTAAAGGACCTAAActccacatatatatatatatatatatatatatatatatatatatatatatatatatatatatatatatatatatatatatatatatatatatatatatatatatatatatatataaaattttgtaaaaaaaattcgTGTGCTAATAATAGGCACTTTTATCATGctaactaattaaaaataagaatacTTTAAGTATCCTACTAGTATGTTCTATTTTTAGCATTCAAATAGCTAATTGGTGATCTTGTGATTCTctattttaatagaaaaaataagaaTAGAACCTGTTTTCGAGCCCTAGAACGAGCAGCAGATTCTCTATTTTTAATCATTCGTTTATGCCTACGATCAACAGAAACTTCATCATCACATCCACCATAAACAGATAACCTTTTCTTGTTAGTTTGATCATGAATAACTCCATTAAAACCAGAGGAAGAAGCAAGAGCATCTAAAGAAggaatatgattatgatgatcACCATTCAAACCCAGCTGAAAGTTGTTGATCATTTGATTCTCAAAAAACTGAAATTCTTGAGTTGCGGGTTTGATGATTTGGGATGATGATAAAGGAGGAGAAGCCATGGATGATCTGGTTGATGGGTTTTTGGTATTGAAGAAATCTTGAAAAACCATAGCCTTAAAGTGAGAAGTGGAAGTAGAAGTAGAAGTAGAAGTAGAAGTAGAAGtaatattattatgaataatgtGATCGGGAATTGTGGTGTTGGGGAGAGAAGTTATAGAGATATCTTTCCAAACTTCTTCCATGTTTATTTGAATGGAAGGAAAGAACAGATTACGGttagatgaggaagaagaagaaaagggaaatgATTAAGTAGACATTGATTGTTGCAAGATTTGACAGGACAAGAGTTGTCAAGTTGAGCAGAAAAGGAAACAGAGTTGTAAGAGAAAGTGTGCAGAATATAGATACTCCCTCGTAACAGACATCTGGTTCCGCTTTCCATATTGCTATACCAATTTCATTCATGTCTTTTTTACACTTACTTCTTTCGTTTCAAATATTACGAATATtggaatttttattatttatttttaatttttaatttttaatttttaattttaaatatatattttctccgttctattatatttaatatagttgattttttttgcagtCCAAcgtgttattttatttatttatatattaaattatacacatttaaaaataaaaaattaatattatgaaagtatgtgattagacgattcaaacaaaatacCAGTTGACAAtgttttttcttacacattagtggcaatatataaaataagcttgaacaatgaatagtgTCTTTAACCAAAATGTACCAAGTATTTCAGGACGGAAGAAGTAGataagtgaatttttttttatttgtctcaatgcaaaaaatattaatattaatttttaataatttttaattatacataaattaGAGATATGTAAAATTGTTTTAGTACATGTATGTACTTTATCTTAGAATTAGaactgttcaaaagtgacccgacttgaaaatccgaaccgaaactgaaagtaaaccgactcgaaaatgtgttccttttttaggtttatcgaaccgacagtacccgaaccggttgacaaccgaaaa from Amaranthus tricolor cultivar Red isolate AtriRed21 chromosome 3, ASM2621246v1, whole genome shotgun sequence includes:
- the LOC130808793 gene encoding protein FD-like, with translation MEEVWKDISITSLPNTTIPDHIIHNNITSTSTSTSTSTSTSHFKAMVFQDFFNTKNPSTRSSMASPPLSSSQIIKPATQEFQFFENQMINNFQLGLNGDHHNHIPSLDALASSSGFNGVIHDQTNKKRLSVYGGCDDEVSVDRRHKRMIKNRESAARSRARKQAYITELELEVANLTAENALLRKQQRQMIEDQATPVPKKHGLYRTLTAPF